From Candidatus Neomarinimicrobiota bacterium, the proteins below share one genomic window:
- a CDS encoding sugar phosphate nucleotidyltransferase: MSSSLSAIILAAGKGTRMKSDLPKVLHKVLGKTMISRVIDQAKQAGAQKIVVVVGYKKEMVIESLQGTDVQFAVQEEQLGTAHAVQQCEPFFQNWNGHILVLSGDVPLLTGETLQKLISRHQENDADATLLTAELENPHGYGRILRNADDTLKDIVEEKDADEEIRKIKEINSGIYIFKKELLFSYLKHVDNKNAQGEYYLPDVLPLMVRDNRKIYLQKAEQSEEIQGVNTVEQLKLAEEKLKRIV, translated from the coding sequence GTGTCTTCTTCCCTATCCGCCATCATACTTGCAGCCGGAAAAGGTACCCGGATGAAATCCGATCTTCCCAAGGTCTTGCATAAAGTATTGGGAAAAACGATGATATCCCGGGTTATTGATCAGGCAAAACAGGCAGGTGCCCAAAAAATCGTGGTGGTTGTGGGATACAAGAAAGAGATGGTGATTGAGAGCCTTCAAGGTACAGATGTTCAATTCGCCGTCCAGGAGGAGCAACTGGGAACGGCCCATGCTGTTCAGCAATGTGAACCCTTTTTTCAAAATTGGAACGGTCATATTCTGGTTCTTTCAGGGGATGTTCCCCTTTTAACCGGAGAAACCCTTCAAAAACTGATTTCCCGCCATCAGGAAAACGACGCTGATGCCACCCTGCTTACTGCCGAATTGGAAAATCCCCATGGATACGGCAGGATCCTCCGTAATGCAGATGATACACTGAAAGACATTGTGGAAGAAAAAGATGCAGATGAAGAAATCCGAAAAATAAAAGAAATTAATTCAGGGATTTATATCTTTAAAAAAGAGCTGCTTTTTTCGTATCTTAAACATGTCGATAATAAAAATGCACAGGGTGAATACTATCTGCCTGACGTACTGCCCCTGATGGTCCGGGATAATCGGAAAATATATCTTCAGAAGGCGGAACAATCCGAAGAAATTCAGGGTGTGAATACCGTCGAGCAGCTGAAACTGGCTGAAGAAAAACTGAAGAGGATCGTATGA